The Brasilonema sennae CENA114 genome includes a region encoding these proteins:
- a CDS encoding response regulator transcription factor codes for MIRILLVDDQLLIRQGLKSLLECNSDMQVVGEAENGQRALEQISILKPDIVLMDIRMPVMDGVAATGAIAQQYPNTKVLVLTTFDDDGYVSQAMRVGAKGYLLKDTEPDELALAIRAVCKGHTQLGPGLFEKALMSVPESAPSVTQPPELAQLTRRELDVLRLMASGSNNREIAQSLFLSENTVKNYVTNILSRLNLRDRTQAALLAHSLFKE; via the coding sequence ATGATTCGGATCTTGTTAGTCGATGATCAACTTCTCATCCGTCAGGGACTTAAAAGTCTCTTAGAGTGTAATAGTGATATGCAAGTTGTCGGTGAGGCGGAAAATGGACAACGAGCGCTGGAACAAATCTCTATTCTAAAACCGGATATTGTACTAATGGATATCCGGATGCCCGTGATGGATGGAGTTGCGGCGACTGGGGCGATCGCTCAACAATATCCCAACACAAAAGTACTAGTATTAACAACTTTCGATGATGATGGGTACGTCTCGCAAGCGATGCGGGTAGGCGCTAAGGGCTACTTGCTCAAGGACACTGAACCAGATGAACTCGCATTAGCTATTCGTGCAGTCTGCAAAGGACATACTCAACTTGGTCCTGGATTGTTTGAAAAAGCACTCATGTCGGTTCCAGAATCAGCCCCGTCGGTTACACAACCGCCAGAATTGGCGCAACTTACACGCCGAGAGTTGGATGTGTTGCGTTTAATGGCTTCTGGATCGAATAACCGTGAAATTGCGCAGTCGCTTTTCCTCTCAGAGAACACTGTCAAGAACTATGTGACTAATATTCTGAGTCGGTTAAATTTGCGCGATCGCACTCAAGCAGCACTGCTCGCCCATTCTCTGTTTAAGGAGTGA
- a CDS encoding sensor histidine kinase → MLFVWLLVLDSPMVRPSYQSFRLLLYLEWLLLGTSVFMEVMFPFQLSWQLLLRVLIIAAFGLMGLKLPTKKLGVKLVYTALEFGLIVLAATKEGLSTRSVFLLCLVLVMRSCLVFRQKGQLVVLILAFLCNATLLLSKPIIPEKYKVAVWDWRLSSVLLYSLTLVFALLLINALLAERQSREQLEIVHKELETTHEQLRQYALRIEDQATLQERNRIAREIHDGLGHTLAAQTIQMNNALLFWQSNNAKALTFLKQAKQLGADALVEIRRSVSVLRSNPLQGLLLESAIEKLLKDFQHSTGIELSSKISLPLSLPTETNTTVYRIVQESLTNIYKHAQATAVNIQLQHQAGILDLSIEDNGKGFNPTQNTTGFGLQGMRERAVALGAEFLLQSQPGKGCRVCVSIPLSNVLL, encoded by the coding sequence GTGCTCTTTGTTTGGTTGTTGGTTTTAGACAGTCCTATGGTTCGCCCAAGCTACCAATCGTTTCGTCTGTTGCTTTATCTGGAATGGCTGTTGTTAGGCACATCAGTGTTTATGGAAGTGATGTTTCCGTTCCAGTTGTCTTGGCAGTTGCTGCTGCGAGTTCTGATCATCGCTGCTTTCGGTTTGATGGGCTTAAAACTGCCAACTAAGAAATTGGGAGTAAAATTGGTTTACACTGCTTTAGAATTCGGCTTAATTGTGTTAGCTGCAACTAAAGAAGGCTTATCAACTCGCTCTGTTTTCCTATTGTGTCTAGTGCTGGTGATGCGGAGTTGTTTGGTGTTTAGGCAAAAGGGACAGTTGGTTGTGTTGATTTTAGCTTTCCTGTGCAATGCAACACTGCTTCTTTCAAAACCCATCATTCCTGAGAAATATAAAGTCGCTGTATGGGATTGGCGATTGAGTTCTGTGTTGTTGTATAGCTTGACGCTGGTATTTGCTTTATTATTGATTAATGCCTTGCTGGCAGAGCGACAAAGTCGAGAGCAATTGGAAATCGTCCACAAGGAATTAGAAACGACGCATGAGCAATTGCGACAGTATGCGTTGCGAATTGAAGATCAGGCAACTTTGCAAGAACGTAACCGCATTGCTCGCGAAATTCACGATGGACTTGGACACACCCTAGCTGCTCAAACCATTCAGATGAATAATGCGCTGCTGTTCTGGCAATCCAATAATGCAAAGGCATTAACGTTTCTCAAACAAGCGAAGCAACTAGGGGCTGACGCGTTGGTGGAAATCCGGCGCTCAGTTTCAGTGTTGCGCTCAAACCCGCTACAAGGACTATTACTTGAATCAGCAATTGAAAAACTGCTGAAGGATTTTCAGCACTCCACAGGAATTGAACTGTCTAGCAAAATTTCTTTACCATTATCCTTACCAACAGAAACAAATACAACGGTTTACCGCATTGTGCAAGAATCGCTCACAAATATTTACAAGCATGCACAGGCAACGGCTGTGAATATTCAGTTACAGCATCAAGCTGGGATACTTGATCTTTCCATTGAGGACAATGGTAAAGGGTTTAACCCAACTCAAAATACAACTGGGTTTGGACTACAGGGGATGCGAGAACGAGCAGTGGCGTTAGGCGCTGAGTTTCTTCTCCAGAGCCAACCAGGAAAAGGTTGCCGTGTCTGTGTTTCTATTCCATTATCAAACGTCTTGCTATGA
- a CDS encoding efflux RND transporter periplasmic adaptor subunit, whose translation MSISKIDIVNAEISPSTINLNQLEALVLDNIPKESLAQNHSAESHSVEHHLEFKQDPPSKKRTGLVFLIGLVLLATLGFLGYRTFFAKPNKTETSEKSQRSGRKGRSMITPVTVAKVGQKTVPVQLQAIGNVQAESTVSVTPQIGGKITGVFFKKGQEVKKGQLLFTLDDQTQRAAIQQAQGTVAKDLALVQQARANLAKDQGLVEQARATLAKDQGLVQQARVTSAKDQALVRQAEATLAKDQAQAQYAQAQSNRYTNLYKQGAVSQDQAQQYSTSSQVNVATLRADREAIANAQEVVKSDQVAIKNAQEVVKSDQVAIKNAQEVVKGDQAAIQNAQAVVASDQGALKNTQVQLSYAKIYAPISGQAGDILVTQGNVVAANSTSPLLTISQIRPIQVSFSVPETQLPEIQKYASNNKLAVDVTIPNTNRQIRGLLAFINNTVDNSTGTIKLIGQFDNAQGQLWPGQYVNTTLTLRTQPNAIVVPSQAVQNGPNGQFVFVVKPDNTVENVPVTVSSMMNGLNVIEKGLQPGQTVVTDGQANLISGSKVRVKSASKQAGGAS comes from the coding sequence ATGTCAATTTCTAAAATTGACATAGTGAATGCGGAGATTTCGCCATCAACCATAAACTTAAACCAATTGGAGGCTCTGGTGCTCGATAACATTCCCAAGGAGAGTTTAGCCCAAAATCACTCAGCGGAAAGTCACTCAGTAGAACATCACTTAGAATTCAAGCAAGATCCTCCATCTAAGAAGCGGACTGGTTTAGTTTTCCTCATCGGTTTGGTGTTGCTCGCTACCCTGGGCTTTCTTGGTTACCGTACGTTTTTTGCCAAGCCCAATAAAACTGAAACATCTGAAAAGTCCCAAAGGTCTGGACGTAAAGGACGATCTATGATCACTCCTGTAACCGTCGCCAAAGTCGGCCAAAAAACAGTTCCGGTGCAATTGCAGGCAATTGGTAATGTTCAAGCGGAGTCTACCGTATCGGTGACACCCCAGATTGGTGGAAAAATTACCGGAGTGTTTTTCAAAAAAGGTCAGGAGGTGAAAAAAGGGCAACTCCTGTTCACACTGGATGATCAAACACAAAGGGCAGCCATCCAACAAGCTCAAGGAACTGTCGCCAAGGACTTGGCACTGGTACAGCAAGCCAGAGCAAACTTAGCCAAAGATCAAGGGCTGGTAGAGCAAGCCAGAGCTACGTTAGCCAAAGATCAAGGGCTGGTACAGCAAGCAAGAGTGACGTCAGCCAAAGACCAAGCACTGGTGCGACAAGCTGAGGCGACTTTGGCAAAGGATCAAGCGCAAGCACAATACGCACAAGCACAAAGTAATCGTTACACGAACTTGTACAAGCAGGGTGCTGTTAGTCAGGATCAAGCTCAGCAATACTCTACTAGTAGTCAGGTTAATGTGGCAACGCTTCGGGCAGATAGAGAGGCGATCGCCAACGCTCAAGAAGTCGTCAAGAGCGATCAAGTCGCAATCAAGAACGCTCAAGAAGTCGTCAAAAGCGATCAAGTCGCAATCAAGAATGCTCAAGAAGTCGTCAAGGGCGATCAAGCAGCAATCCAGAATGCACAGGCAGTTGTCGCTTCCGATCAAGGAGCATTAAAAAACACCCAAGTGCAACTTTCTTACGCCAAAATATACGCCCCAATCTCCGGTCAAGCTGGAGATATTTTGGTAACTCAAGGCAATGTAGTTGCAGCCAATAGTACGAGTCCCCTTTTGACAATCTCCCAGATTCGCCCAATTCAGGTTTCTTTTTCAGTTCCAGAAACGCAACTACCGGAAATTCAAAAGTACGCGAGCAATAACAAGCTGGCAGTGGATGTTACTATCCCCAACACCAATCGTCAGATACGGGGTCTTTTGGCATTTATCAATAATACAGTCGATAACAGCACTGGAACCATTAAACTTATAGGCCAGTTTGATAATGCTCAAGGGCAACTATGGCCTGGTCAATATGTGAACACAACACTAACGCTGAGGACACAACCGAATGCGATCGTTGTTCCTTCGCAAGCAGTTCAGAATGGACCCAATGGTCAGTTTGTCTTCGTTGTCAAGCCTGATAATACGGTAGAAAATGTCCCCGTGACTGTTAGCAGTATGATGAACGGTCTAAACGTTATCGAGAAAGGGCTGCAACCAGGTCAAACAGTTGTAACTGACGGTCAGGCGAATCTTATTTCTGGTAGTAAGGTACGAGTCAAATCCGCCTCCAAACAAGCAGGAGGCGCTTCATGA
- a CDS encoding efflux RND transporter permease subunit, whose protein sequence is MNLSQLFIRRPIMTTLVMAAILIFGLMSYRLLPISDLPSVDYPTIQVSAARPGASPETMASSVARPLEKQFSSIAGLDSLNSTSTLGSTQITLQFNLSRNIDDAAQDVQAAISAASGQIPNDLPNPPSYSKVNPADQPILYLYITSPTLPLSKVDNYAQTYLAQKLSTINGVAQVQVYGSQKYAARIQLDPEKLASQQIGLDQVETVIQQGNVNLPTGSISGKNKNFTVQANGQLQDAAAYRSLIVAYRNGAPIYLEQLGRIIDSVQNDKVASWYNNTRAIILTIQRQPGTNTVQVVDTIKESLPKLSEQIPKSVEIGIFYDASQSIRESVDDVRFTLVLTIGLVILVIFLFLRNLSATVIPSLALPVSLIATFAAMYMLGYSLDNLSMMALTLSVGFVVDDAIVMLENIVRHMEMGESRLEAALNGSREISFTILSMTISLVAVFIPMLFMGGVLGRLFHEFAVTIAVAILVSGFVSLSLTPMLCSRFVGAPNHENQSRLYRASEYVFDRFLAVYDWTLKIALKFHLTTMILSGVLFLVTIYLFIAVPKGFIPSEDTGQIIATTQAAQDASFDNLVRHQQEVVNLIRQNPNVDAVNSNIGPGSSASGSGGAVPGNSGNLLIRLKERSHRHKSADQIVQELRSQLASVPGIKVFLQNPPAIPIGTQQTTGLYQLALQSTEVQSLEKYVPQLVAQMQNLPELLDVNSDLQIAPQIKINIDRDKASALGITAEQIENTLKNAYGAYQVSTIYAASDQYEVILELEPEYQQDPNALMKLYVNTSTSTNSTTNTSTSTTTNTATSNNTNSTSSQAVPLSTFATISQGVGPLMVNHFGRMNAATISFNLAPEASLGGATQTIEELVHKVIPASITTSFQGASEVFQSSLPSLGLLLAVAILVIYLILGILYEDFIHPLTILSGLPSAGFGALLTLLIFHVELNVYSFIGIILLVGIVKKNGIMMVDFAIEAQRNEGKSPFDAIYEACLIRFRPIMMTTMAALMGTLPIALGYGAGSESRRPLGIAVVGGLVFSQILTLYLTPVFFTYMEAWRKKLRQVKFRRVSSFTGSR, encoded by the coding sequence ATGAACCTCTCGCAACTATTCATCCGTCGCCCCATCATGACGACTTTGGTTATGGCGGCTATTCTCATCTTCGGTTTGATGAGTTATCGCTTGCTGCCAATCAGCGACTTACCCAGCGTTGATTATCCTACCATTCAGGTGTCAGCGGCGCGACCAGGAGCTAGCCCGGAAACAATGGCATCTTCTGTTGCCCGTCCTTTAGAAAAGCAGTTTTCTAGTATTGCTGGACTTGATTCTCTCAACTCAACCAGCACGTTAGGTAGCACCCAAATTACGCTCCAGTTCAACCTCAGTCGAAACATCGACGATGCGGCTCAGGATGTGCAAGCGGCGATATCAGCAGCGTCTGGACAAATTCCTAACGATTTACCTAACCCCCCATCTTACAGCAAGGTCAACCCCGCTGATCAGCCGATTCTTTACTTATATATAACCTCACCAACTTTGCCGCTTTCTAAGGTAGATAACTATGCTCAAACGTATTTAGCACAAAAGCTCTCTACAATCAACGGGGTGGCTCAGGTACAGGTTTACGGTTCCCAAAAGTATGCAGCTCGTATTCAACTTGATCCTGAGAAATTAGCAAGTCAGCAGATTGGACTTGATCAAGTAGAAACTGTAATACAACAAGGAAACGTAAATTTACCGACAGGTAGTATTTCGGGCAAGAACAAAAATTTTACAGTCCAAGCAAACGGTCAACTACAAGATGCGGCTGCTTATCGCTCTCTGATTGTCGCCTACCGCAATGGTGCGCCAATTTACCTTGAACAACTCGGTCGAATTATTGACAGTGTCCAAAATGACAAGGTGGCAAGCTGGTATAATAATACCCGCGCTATCATTTTGACCATTCAACGGCAACCAGGTACAAATACGGTACAAGTTGTAGACACAATCAAGGAATCGTTGCCAAAGTTGAGTGAGCAAATTCCGAAATCAGTTGAAATAGGGATTTTCTATGATGCATCCCAGTCAATTCGAGAGTCAGTAGATGATGTCAGATTTACTCTGGTTTTGACAATTGGTCTGGTGATTTTGGTAATATTCCTATTTCTGCGGAATCTCTCAGCGACGGTGATTCCCAGTTTGGCATTACCTGTATCGCTGATTGCGACTTTTGCAGCGATGTACATGTTGGGTTACTCGCTGGATAACTTATCAATGATGGCGTTGACGCTTTCGGTGGGTTTTGTTGTTGATGATGCGATCGTCATGTTGGAAAACATCGTTCGCCACATGGAAATGGGTGAATCTCGTCTAGAAGCTGCCTTAAACGGTTCTAGAGAAATCAGTTTTACCATCTTGTCGATGACAATTTCACTGGTGGCGGTTTTTATTCCAATGCTGTTCATGGGTGGAGTGTTGGGACGACTGTTCCACGAATTCGCGGTAACGATCGCCGTCGCAATTTTGGTGTCTGGGTTTGTTTCCCTCTCCCTGACTCCGATGCTATGTAGTCGCTTTGTAGGCGCACCCAATCACGAAAATCAAAGCCGTCTGTATCGTGCTTCAGAGTATGTGTTTGACCGCTTCTTAGCTGTTTACGATTGGACCTTAAAAATAGCTTTAAAGTTTCACCTGACCACAATGATTTTGTCTGGTGTGCTTTTTCTTGTCACTATTTATCTGTTTATTGCTGTTCCGAAAGGATTTATTCCTAGTGAAGATACAGGACAAATTATCGCAACAACACAGGCAGCACAGGATGCTTCTTTTGATAACTTAGTCCGTCACCAGCAAGAAGTGGTGAATCTGATTCGGCAAAACCCGAATGTCGATGCGGTTAATTCTAACATTGGTCCTGGTTCCAGTGCGAGCGGTAGCGGGGGAGCAGTTCCAGGGAACTCTGGGAACTTGTTGATTCGCCTGAAGGAGCGATCGCATCGCCACAAAAGCGCAGATCAAATCGTCCAAGAACTGCGAAGCCAGCTAGCAAGTGTCCCAGGGATTAAAGTCTTCTTACAAAATCCCCCTGCCATTCCCATCGGAACACAACAGACAACAGGACTATATCAGCTTGCGCTCCAGAGTACTGAGGTCCAATCCTTAGAAAAATACGTTCCGCAACTAGTCGCCCAGATGCAAAATCTCCCAGAACTCCTGGATGTCAACAGCGACTTGCAAATTGCGCCCCAAATTAAAATTAATATCGACCGTGATAAAGCGTCAGCTCTTGGCATTACCGCCGAACAAATCGAAAACACTTTAAAAAACGCCTATGGCGCTTATCAAGTGTCAACCATTTACGCCGCTAGTGACCAGTACGAAGTCATATTAGAACTAGAACCGGAGTACCAACAAGATCCAAACGCTTTAATGAAGCTCTACGTTAACACCAGTACTAGCACAAACTCTACTACGAACACCAGTACTAGCACCACTACGAACACCGCTACTAGCAACAACACAAATTCTACCAGTAGTCAAGCAGTTCCTCTGAGTACATTTGCCACAATATCCCAAGGTGTTGGACCACTAATGGTCAATCACTTTGGTCGGATGAATGCTGCGACGATTTCCTTTAACTTAGCACCAGAAGCATCCCTGGGAGGAGCCACTCAAACCATAGAAGAACTCGTGCATAAAGTGATTCCCGCTAGCATCACAACAAGCTTCCAGGGAGCAAGTGAGGTATTCCAATCTTCACTGCCGAGTTTAGGATTGTTGCTAGCCGTCGCTATTTTGGTCATTTATCTAATTCTCGGTATCCTCTACGAAGATTTTATACATCCTTTAACAATTCTTTCTGGTTTGCCTTCCGCTGGATTTGGTGCGTTATTAACATTATTAATTTTTCACGTCGAGTTGAACGTTTATTCATTCATCGGCATCATCCTCTTGGTAGGTATCGTTAAGAAAAACGGGATTATGATGGTGGACTTCGCCATAGAAGCGCAGCGAAACGAAGGCAAAAGTCCGTTTGATGCCATCTATGAAGCTTGTTTGATTCGGTTCCGTCCGATCATGATGACGACAATGGCAGCTTTAATGGGAACATTACCAATCGCCCTAGGTTATGGTGCAGGTTCTGAATCTCGGCGTCCTCTGGGAATTGCCGTTGTTGGTGGATTAGTGTTTTCTCAGATATTGACGCTGTATTTAACACCAGTCTTTTTTACATACATGGAAGCTTGGCGGAAAAAACTTAGACAGGTGAAGTTTCGTCGGGTTTCTTCGTTTACAGGAAGTCGGTAA
- a CDS encoding efflux RND transporter permease subunit gives MNLSELFIRRPVMTTLVMIGIVIFGLMSYALLPISALPHVEYPFISVSASLPGATPETMASSVASPLERQFSSIAGLNSFNSTSSTGSTNISLQFDFSRSVNDVAKDVQAAISAAAGQLPPGMPKPPTYRKVNPSVAPILYLYMYSETLPISTVDEYAEITVGQPISMIDGVAQVQVYGQQQYAVRVQVDPQKLTTRGIGLNQVRNAIAQSNVNLPTGSLSDRNKTYTIQANGQLTNAAAYRSLIISYKNGAPVRLQDVGQVIDSVQNDKVLNLYNGIHSIVLAVQPQPDANTVEIVDTIKELLPTLREQVPKSLEMGIMYDRSESIRASVDDVKFTLFLSVCLVVVVIFLFLRDLSATLIPSLALPVALIGTFAVMYLSGYSLDNISLMALTLSVGFVVDDAVVVLENIVRHREMGESPLEAAFNGSREISFTIVSMTLSLVAVFIPLIFMGGLIGRLFHEFAVTIAVAILVSGFVSLSLTPMLCSRFIRPPSHQHQSRLYRASERVFDLLLRGYEWSLKPFFRYRLTTLIGSVILLALTVYLFVLVPKGFIPTEDTGQIMGNTRAAQDISFDAMLTHQQKVVDIIRRDPNVEAVDSIVGASGPNAAVNSGRITILLKPRSQRRLNSDQIIQEMRPKLTRIPGIQVFLRSPPAIPIGGQQTNSSYQFTLQSLDLQQLRQYVPILKDKIKALPGFRDVDSDLELSTPQLQVEIDHKKAATLGITAEQVEQTLGAAYGSSQISKIYTPDDQFYVILELEPQYQHDPNSLSLLYVQSSNGQLVPLTAIARITQGVSPLTVKHVAQLPSATISFDVTPGMSLSQATDTIKQLASQILPQSITTNFQGSAQVFQQSFNDLGWLLLVSIVVIYLILGILYEDFIHPITILSGLPSAGCGALLTLLIFDVELNLYSFIGIILLVGIVKKNGIMLVDFAIEAQRREGKNSFDAIYEACLVRFRPIMMTTMAALMGTIPIALGTGSGSEARRPLGIAIVGGLVFSQILTLYLTPVFYTYMEEWRKKLGQPKFPRFFSRKKVKHLG, from the coding sequence ATGAACCTTTCAGAACTCTTTATCCGCCGTCCCGTCATGACAACCCTAGTCATGATAGGTATCGTCATCTTCGGTCTCATGAGTTATGCACTCTTACCAATTAGCGCCTTGCCTCATGTAGAATATCCCTTCATTTCCGTCTCCGCCAGTTTACCCGGTGCGACACCCGAAACAATGGCATCTTCCGTTGCTTCACCCCTAGAAAGACAATTTTCCAGCATAGCCGGACTCAATTCCTTCAACTCCACCAGTTCAACAGGCAGTACCAACATCTCCCTGCAATTCGACTTCAGCCGCAGCGTGAATGATGTTGCCAAAGATGTCCAAGCAGCAATCTCAGCAGCAGCAGGACAATTGCCACCAGGTATGCCCAAACCACCTACCTACCGCAAAGTCAACCCGTCGGTTGCACCTATTCTCTACCTCTACATGTATTCCGAAACACTCCCTATCTCCACAGTGGACGAATACGCAGAGATTACAGTCGGTCAGCCAATCTCTATGATTGATGGCGTTGCTCAAGTACAAGTATACGGTCAGCAGCAATATGCTGTTCGCGTCCAAGTTGATCCACAAAAATTGACAACGCGGGGAATTGGGCTAAATCAGGTTAGGAATGCGATCGCCCAATCAAATGTAAACCTACCAACTGGCAGTCTTTCTGACCGTAACAAAACTTACACAATCCAAGCAAACGGTCAACTCACGAATGCAGCTGCCTATCGTTCACTCATTATCAGCTATAAAAACGGCGCACCTGTAAGACTCCAAGACGTGGGGCAGGTGATTGACAGCGTACAAAATGATAAAGTTTTGAATCTCTACAACGGCATTCATTCGATTGTTCTAGCTGTACAGCCTCAACCAGATGCCAACACAGTGGAAATTGTCGATACCATCAAGGAACTCCTACCCACTCTGCGCGAACAGGTTCCCAAATCACTTGAGATGGGCATCATGTACGATCGCTCTGAATCAATCCGCGCTTCCGTTGATGACGTAAAATTCACCTTATTTCTATCAGTTTGTTTGGTTGTCGTAGTCATCTTCCTATTTTTACGTGATCTCTCTGCCACACTCATTCCCAGTCTCGCACTCCCTGTGGCACTCATCGGCACATTTGCCGTAATGTATCTGTCGGGCTATTCTCTGGATAATATCTCACTGATGGCATTAACGCTCTCAGTCGGCTTTGTTGTTGATGATGCAGTCGTTGTGTTGGAAAACATCGTTCGTCACCGCGAAATGGGTGAATCTCCACTGGAAGCGGCGTTCAATGGCTCGCGAGAAATCAGCTTCACAATTGTGTCGATGACGTTATCGCTGGTGGCGGTGTTCATCCCCCTGATATTCATGGGTGGATTAATTGGTCGGTTGTTTCATGAATTTGCCGTCACAATTGCCGTTGCGATTTTGGTGTCGGGATTCGTTTCCCTCAGCCTCACCCCAATGCTGTGCAGTCGATTCATCCGTCCACCAAGTCATCAGCATCAAAGCCGTCTGTATCGTGCTTCGGAGCGTGTCTTTGATTTACTGTTGCGGGGGTATGAGTGGAGTCTCAAGCCATTTTTTAGATACCGCCTGACAACACTCATCGGTTCAGTTATTCTCTTAGCGTTGACAGTCTACTTATTTGTCCTTGTTCCTAAGGGATTCATCCCCACAGAGGATACTGGGCAAATCATGGGAAACACGCGAGCAGCACAAGACATATCCTTTGATGCTATGCTAACTCACCAGCAGAAAGTCGTTGACATCATTCGTCGAGACCCCAATGTAGAAGCAGTTGACTCTATTGTGGGTGCGAGTGGACCCAATGCTGCTGTCAACTCCGGTCGAATTACGATTCTGTTGAAGCCGCGTTCCCAACGCCGTCTCAATTCCGACCAAATCATTCAAGAAATGCGCCCTAAGTTAACGCGTATACCGGGCATCCAAGTGTTTTTACGCTCTCCACCAGCTATTCCTATTGGTGGTCAACAAACTAATTCATCATACCAGTTTACATTGCAAAGTCTTGACCTGCAACAACTTCGCCAATACGTTCCTATACTGAAAGATAAAATTAAAGCACTACCAGGATTCCGCGATGTTGACAGTGATTTAGAACTAAGTACTCCGCAGTTACAAGTCGAGATTGACCACAAAAAAGCAGCAACGCTTGGTATTACGGCAGAACAAGTCGAACAAACACTCGGCGCTGCTTATGGTTCTAGCCAAATTTCAAAAATCTATACCCCAGACGATCAGTTTTATGTGATTCTGGAACTAGAGCCGCAGTATCAGCACGATCCGAACTCTCTATCGCTACTTTATGTCCAATCGAGTAATGGACAACTGGTTCCTTTAACGGCGATCGCCCGCATCACCCAAGGAGTCAGTCCCCTCACCGTCAAACACGTTGCTCAACTCCCTTCTGCTACTATCTCTTTCGATGTAACACCAGGAATGTCTCTGAGTCAAGCGACAGATACCATCAAGCAACTCGCTAGTCAGATTCTGCCTCAAAGCATTACTACCAACTTTCAGGGTTCGGCACAAGTCTTTCAACAGTCTTTCAATGATTTAGGCTGGCTGTTGCTTGTGTCGATTGTGGTGATTTATCTGATTCTGGGTATCCTCTATGAGGATTTCATTCACCCCATAACCATTCTTTCTGGTTTGCCTTCGGCTGGCTGTGGTGCTTTGTTAACACTGTTGATTTTCGATGTCGAGTTAAATCTCTACTCCTTTATCGGAATCATTTTGCTAGTAGGTATCGTTAAGAAAAACGGCATTATGTTGGTAGACTTCGCGATTGAAGCCCAGCGACGAGAAGGGAAAAATTCCTTTGATGCCATCTACGAAGCCTGCTTGGTTCGCTTCCGTCCGATTATGATGACAACAATGGCAGCTTTGATGGGGACAATACCAATTGCGTTGGGGACGGGTTCCGGTTCTGAAGCGCGTCGTCCTTTGGGGATTGCGATCGTCGGGGGATTAGTGTTCTCTCAGATTTTGACGCTTTACTTGACTCCAGTGTTCTACACTTACATGGAAGAATGGCGGAAAAAGCTTGGTCAACCTAAGTTTCCGAGATTTTTTTCTCGCAAGAAAGTTAAGCACTTGGGCTAA